In one window of Podospora pseudopauciseta strain CBS 411.78 chromosome 2 map unlocalized CBS411.78m_2.2, whole genome shotgun sequence DNA:
- the SRP54 gene encoding Signal recognition particle (COG:U; BUSCO:EOG09261V9P; EggNog:ENOG503NU4T), whose translation MVLQDLGRRINAAVTDLTRAPNLDEKAFDSMLKQICSALLEADVNVRLVGRLRKDIKAAVNFKDLPPAVNKKRLIQKAVFDHLVDLVDPHAEPFKPKKGKSNVIMFVGLQGAGKTTTCTKLARHYQSRGFRACLVCADTFRAGAFDQLKQNATKAKIPYYGSLTETDPAVVAKEGVDKFKKERFEVIIVDTSGRHRQESALFQEMMDIQNAIKPDETVMVLDSSIGQQAEGQAMAFKEAADFGAIIITKTDGHAAGGGAISAVAATRTPIVFIGTGEHMLDLERFVPKNFISKLLGMGDMAGLVEHVQSLKLDQKDTIKHITEGIFTVRDLRDQLQNIMKMGPLSKMAGMIPGMSNIMANMDDEEGSLKLKRMIYICDSMTDKELDSDGKIFIEQPTRMTRVARGSGTTVREVEDLLTQQRLMAGMAKKMGGNMKNMQRAQNAMGGGNKAQQLAAMQKRLQSMGGAGGAGGGMPDMGSLMKMLGGGGGPGGGFDMNAMMKQMGGMMGGGGGRGGRR comes from the exons ATGGTTCTTCAAGATTTAGGTCGGCGCATCAATGCCGCCGTCACCGACTTGACGCGCGCCCCAAATCTCGATGAAAAG GCCTTCGACTCTATGCTCAAGCAGATTTGctccgccctcctcgaaGCAGATGTCAATGTCCGTCTCGTCGGCCGGCTCCGAAAAGACATCAAAGCCGCAGTCAACTTCAAAGACCTCCCCCCAGCAGTCAACAAGAAGCGCCTCATTCAGAAAGCCGTCTTCGACCACCTCGTCGACCTCGTCGACCCCCATGCCGAACCTTTCAAGCCAAAGAAGGGCAAGTCCAATGTCATCATGTTTGTCGGCCTTCAGGGTGCCGGCAAGACCACAACCTGCACCAAGCTTGCTCGCCATTACCAATCACGTGGCTTTCGCGCCTGCTTAGTTTGCGCCGATACTTTCCGTGCCGGTGCCTTTGATCAGCTCAAGCAAAATGCGACCAAGGCCAAGATTCCATACTACGGCAGCTTGACGGAAACTGACCCGGCCGTCGTGGCCAAGGAGGGTGTCGACAAGTtcaagaaggagaggttcGAGGTTATCATCGTGGATACATCTGGTCGTCATAGGCAAGAAAGTGCCTTGTTTCAGGAAATGATGGACATCCAGAACGCCATCAAACCAGACGAGACTGTCATGGTGCTCGACTCGAGCATAGGGCAGCAGGCCGAGGGGCAGGCCATGGCCTTCAAGGAAGCCGCCGACTTTggcgccatcatcatcacaaagACCGATGGCCAtgctgccggtggtggagcgATCTCGGCCGTCGCCGCCACCCGCACACCCATTGTCTTTATCGGTACCGGAGAGCACATGCTGGACTTGGAGCGCTTTGTACCCAAGAACTTTATCTCCAAGCTGCTGGGCATGGGTGATATGGCTGGTCTGGTGGAGCATGTCCAGTCGCTGAAACTGGACCAGAAGGACACGATCAAGCACATTACAGAAGGCATCTTCACTGTGCGGGACTTGAGGGATCAGCTGCAGAACATCATGAAGATGGGCCCGCTATCCAAGATGGCGGGCATGATTCCCGGCATGAGCAATATCATGGCTAACATGGACGACGAAGAAGGGAGCCTGAAGCTGAAGAGGATGATCTACATCTGCGACAGCATGACGGACAAGGAGCTGGACTCGGACGGCAAGATCTTCATCGAGCAACCGACGCGCATGACAAGAGTGGCGCGGGGTTCTGGAACGACAGTCCGAGAGGTGGAGGACTTGCTGACACAGCAGAGGTTGATGGCCGGCATGGCCAAGAAGATGGGCGGCAACATGAAGAACATGCAGAGGGCACAGAATGCCATGGGTGGAGGCAACAAGGCCCAACAGTTGGCTGCCATGCAGAAGCGGTTACAGAGCAtgggcggcgccggcggggctggtggtggcatgCCCGATATGGGCAGTCTGATGAAGATGCttggcggcgggggcggACCCGGAGGCGGCTTTGACATGAACGCCATGATGAAGCAGATGGGCGGCATGatgggcggaggaggaggacggggcGGGAGGAGGTAG
- a CDS encoding uncharacterized protein (EggNog:ENOG503NXK1; CAZy:GH47; COG:G), giving the protein MFKDKPQGTSRLRTLPRPNATISWIGKRSERLLVAFTLSLVVFYIVGGFERAFPVVPESVRLERHMNTGQALYPYAAVKSSIEWSKLKPRYPNTQSPTQLPATEPGIAHPPIQHRFKRESGHDRKRRDARRRAVRDLTIQSWSAYRKYAWKKDALLPLSATGKDQFSGWAATLVDSLDTLWIMGLREEFDEAVAAVAEIDFANSSSPMINIFETNIRYLGGLLAAYDLSKRDVLLQKAIELGDLIHAGFDTPTRMPVDNINLLAIKSGEGQMIEPQVVSASPGTLSLELTHLSQLTGDPKYYSAIARLNALFSVSQNQTLLPGLFPMYISLWGPKPDVISGTRFTLGGGADSMYEYLPKLSQLLNNAAPSLVSLSHNFLSSASANLFYRPMIPDSSANDIMISGTANILPSPDTKTNSVQLSPETEHLTCFIGGTYALAGRLFSTAEYLETGSRLTRGCVHMYKSFPTGLMPERLTMLPCPPGGPSHAAESCQWNQTLWDATEKQQGLPRGFVSATDRRYILRPEAIESVFYMWRITGEPEWEAAAWDMFLAVANAVFAKETGGGASVKDVTVDPSKEDVERSDEMESFWIAETLKYFYLTFSPPDLISLDKYVLNTEAHPFLRPER; this is encoded by the exons ATGTTCAAAGACAAGCCTCAAGGGACCAGTCGCTTGCGAACGTTGCCTCGACCCAATGCCACAATATCCTGGATAGGCAAGAGGAGCGAGCGGCTGCTCGTTGCCTTTACGCTAAGTCTTGTGGTCTTTTACATCGTCGGTGGTTTTGAGCGTGCGTTCCCTGTAGTCCCCGAATCTGTACGCCTCGAAAGACACATGAACACAGGCCAAGCACTATACCCATATGCAGCCGTTAAAAGTAGCATCGAGTGGAGCAAGTTGAAGCCCCGCTATCCAAACACACAGTCTCCCACACAGCTTCCCGCCACAGAGCCAGGTATAGCTCACCCGCCGATTCAACATCGATTCAAGAGAGAGTCGGGTCATGACCGGAAGAGGCGAGATGCGAGAAGGCGAGCGGTCCGGGACCTCACCATACAGTCCTGGTCAGCCTATCGCAAGTATGCTTGGAAGAAAGATGCCCTCCTTCCGCTCTCCGCCACTGGCAAAGACCAGTTCTCCGGCTGGGCGGCCACTCTCGTCGACTCTCTCGACACTCTTTGGATCATGGGTCTGAGGGAAGAGTTTGACGAAGCCGTTGCCGCCGTGGCCGAAATCGACTTCGCAAACTCGTCCAGCCCGATGATCAACATTTTTGAGACCAACATCCGATACCTCGGTGGCCTGCTGGCCGCGTATGACCTCAGCAAGCGGGACGTCCTTTTGCAAAAGGCGATCGAGCTCGGTGACCTCATCCATGCCGGCTTTGACACACCGACACGCATGCCGgtcgacaacatcaacctGCTGGCTATCAAATCAGGGGAGGGCCAGATGATTGAACCGCAGGTCGTCTCGGCCTCCCCCGGAACACTGAGTTTGGAACTCACCCACCTGTCTCAGCTCACAGGGGACCCAAAGTACTACTCCGCCATAGCCCGCCTCAACGCCCTGTTCAGTGTCAGCCAGAACCAGACCCTGCTTCCTGGCCTATTCCCCATGTACATCTCACTTTGGGGCCCCAAGCCGGACGTCATCAGCGGTACAAGGTTTACcttgggaggtggtgccgACTCCATGTACGAGTACCTTCCCAAGCTATCCCAACTTCTCAACAATGCCGCGCCATCTCTTGTTTCGCTCTCACACAACTTTCTGAGCTCGGCATCTGCGAACCTCTTCTACCGGCCCATGATTCCTGATTCATCAGCAAACGACATCATGATATCGGGTACAGCCAACATCCTTCCCAGCCCCGacaccaaaaccaacagcGTTCAACTCAGCCCAGAGACGGAACACCTGACATGTTTCATAGGCGGAACCTATGCCCTGGCAGGGCGTTTGTTTTCCACTGCGGAGTACCTGGAGACGGGGTCAAGGCTGACGAGGGGCTGTGTGCACATGTACAAGTCGTTCCCTACCGGGCTCATGCCGGAGCGGCTGACTATGCTACCATGTCCTCCTGGAGGTCCTTCTCATGCAGCTGAATCGTGTCAATGGAATCAAACCCTGTGGGATGCAACCGAGAAACAGCAAGGCTTGCCCAGGGGGTTTGTTTCGGCCACAGACAGACGGTATATCCTCCGCCCGGAGGCTATCGAGTCGGTGTTTTACATGTGGCGCATCACAGGGGAACCAGAgtgggaggcggcggcgtgGGACATGTTTCTTGCTGTCGCGAATGCGGTTTTTGCAAAGGAAACAGGAGGCGGGGCCAGCGTGAAGGACGTGACTGTTGACCCCAGCAAGGAAGATGTCGAGAGGAGTGATGAAATGGAG AGCTTCTGGATTGCAGAAACACTCAAGTATTTTTATTTGACGTTTTCGCCACCTGATTTGATCAGTTTGGACAAGTACGTGTTAAACACAGAGGCTCATCCGTTTCTCAGACCAGAACGGTGA